In a single window of the Eshraghiella crossota genome:
- a CDS encoding Maff2 family mobile element protein: protein MAFFTSAVGTLQTLVIALGAGLGIWGAINLMEGYGNDNPGAKSQGMKQFMAN, encoded by the coding sequence ATGGCATTTTTTACAAGCGCAGTAGGAACCTTACAGACACTTGTTATCGCTCTTGGAGCCGGACTTGGAATCTGGGGAGCGATTAACCTTATGGAAGGCTACGGAAACGATAATCCCGGAGCGAAGTCCCAGGGAATGAAGCAGTTCATGGCTAATTAA
- a CDS encoding helix-turn-helix transcriptional regulator: protein MKNRLEELRKQRGIKQEDLANALEVSRQTIGSLENGRYNPSIQLAFKIARYFNMSIEEIFIYEED from the coding sequence ATGAAAAATCGCCTGGAAGAATTACGAAAGCAACGAGGCATAAAGCAAGAAGATTTAGCAAATGCATTGGAAGTATCACGACAGACCATCGGCTCTTTGGAAAACGGACGCTATAACCCATCTATTCAGTTGGCATTTAAGATTGCCAGATATTTCAACATGAGTATTGAAGAAATTTTTATTTACGAGGAGGATTGA
- a CDS encoding DUF6017 domain-containing protein — MAFDYFYGAQSQQFAFYRIPKVLFTDNRFQKISTEGKVLYGLLLDRVSLSMENGWIDDEGRVYIIFTLTTIRQAMNCAEKSAIKYLTELEEFGLIERIRQGFGRPALIYVKNFIDQQNLQVKTSKNYSSPPVKVTGQDLYNLQPNYTYNNNTDFNNTNPILSEDEDRMGYEKYFMEQLNIEALKQDYPYDREMIDGIMELILDVVCSKRKIICIAGDVKSVNVVKGRFMKLNMEHIRYVMKCMQENTTKIRSIKQYMLAALYNAPATIDSYYRAEVNHDMAEGKI; from the coding sequence ATGGCATTTGATTATTTCTATGGGGCACAGTCACAGCAGTTTGCATTTTACCGGATTCCCAAGGTGCTGTTTACAGATAACCGGTTCCAGAAGATTTCCACAGAGGGAAAGGTTCTTTACGGTCTTTTATTGGACAGGGTATCTCTGTCAATGGAAAACGGCTGGATTGATGATGAGGGAAGAGTGTATATCATTTTTACACTGACAACAATAAGACAGGCAATGAACTGTGCAGAAAAATCAGCAATCAAGTATCTGACGGAGCTGGAGGAGTTTGGTCTGATCGAAAGGATCCGGCAGGGATTTGGCAGGCCGGCACTGATCTATGTAAAGAATTTCATAGACCAGCAGAATTTACAGGTCAAGACCAGTAAAAATTACAGTTCACCACCAGTAAAAGTTACAGGTCAGGACCTGTATAATTTACAGCCTAATTATACTTATAACAATAATACTGATTTTAATAATACTAATCCTATCTTATCAGAGGATGAGGATAGGATGGGATATGAGAAATATTTCATGGAACAGCTCAATATTGAGGCATTAAAACAGGATTATCCATATGACAGAGAAATGATAGACGGCATCATGGAGCTTATTCTGGATGTTGTGTGTTCCAAAAGAAAGATCATTTGTATTGCCGGGGATGTGAAGTCAGTAAATGTGGTAAAGGGGCGGTTCATGAAGCTGAACATGGAGCATATCCGCTATGTAATGAAATGTATGCAGGAAAACACAACCAAGATCAGGAGCATCAAGCAGTATATGCTGGCAGCACTGTATAACGCACCGGCAACAATAGACAGCTATTATCGTGCAGAGGTTAATCACGATATGGCAGAAGGAAAAATATAG
- a CDS encoding DUF3847 domain-containing protein, which translates to MPETSKLEKLNWELEKSEKKLRKAINDEKALQYQLKQLTRKERTHRLCTRGGMLESFLQEPERLTDDDVMLLLKLIFHRQDTQELLKKLLEREKPETP; encoded by the coding sequence TTGCCTGAGACCTCAAAGCTGGAAAAACTCAACTGGGAGCTGGAGAAAAGCGAAAAGAAACTGCGGAAAGCCATCAATGATGAAAAGGCATTGCAGTACCAGTTAAAGCAGCTTACCCGAAAGGAACGAACGCACCGGCTCTGTACCCGTGGCGGTATGCTGGAAAGTTTTCTGCAAGAGCCGGAACGCCTGACAGATGATGATGTCATGCTGTTGTTGAAACTCATTTTTCACAGGCAGGACACGCAGGAACTATTGAAAAAACTGCTGGAACGGGAGAAGCCGGAAACCCCTTAG
- a CDS encoding virulence-associated E family protein, with the protein MNAMQPPQSVEEVKATLETTEKGGVRQSIRNCLTVFQRDPVLAGAIAYNILTDRKDIIKPIGFHRESTALTDTDMKYLLLYLEETYGLTSEKKIETAIGIVANENKYHPIRDFLNSLAWDGTERIRFCLRHFLGADVDDYTYEALKLFLLGAITRAFKPGSKFEIMLCLVGGQGAGKSTFFRLLAVRDEWFSDDLRKLDDDNVYRKLQGHWIIEMSEMMATANAKSIEEIKSFLSRQKEVYKIPYETHPADRPRQCVFGGTSNALDFLPLDRSGNRRFIPVMVYPEQAEVHILEDEAASRAYISQMWAEAMEIYRSGRYKLSFSPAMQRYLKEHQRDFMPEDTKAGMIQAYLDKYTGETVCSKQLYKEALNHTFDEPKQWEIREINEIMNQCITGWNYFSNPRMFAEYGRQKGWEREIPATDTDNPPEKSMDGFVEVTEQMELPF; encoded by the coding sequence ATGAACGCCATGCAGCCGCCCCAGAGCGTTGAGGAAGTAAAGGCAACTCTGGAAACCACCGAGAAAGGCGGTGTCCGCCAGAGCATACGGAACTGCCTGACCGTATTCCAGCGTGACCCGGTGCTTGCCGGGGCAATCGCCTATAACATCCTGACCGACCGAAAGGACATCATAAAGCCCATCGGTTTTCACAGAGAAAGCACAGCCCTGACCGATACAGACATGAAGTATCTGCTTCTCTATCTGGAGGAAACCTACGGGCTGACCAGTGAGAAAAAGATTGAAACCGCCATCGGGATTGTGGCGAATGAGAATAAGTACCACCCCATCCGGGATTTTCTGAACAGCCTTGCATGGGACGGGACGGAGCGCATCCGCTTCTGTCTGCGGCACTTTCTGGGGGCGGATGTGGACGATTACACCTATGAAGCCCTAAAGCTGTTTCTTTTGGGGGCGATTACAAGGGCATTTAAGCCCGGAAGCAAGTTTGAAATCATGCTGTGTCTGGTAGGCGGTCAGGGGGCTGGCAAGTCCACCTTCTTCCGTCTGCTGGCAGTCCGGGACGAGTGGTTTTCCGATGATTTGCGGAAGCTGGACGATGATAACGTGTACCGCAAGCTGCAAGGTCACTGGATAATTGAAATGTCGGAAATGATGGCAACCGCCAATGCCAAGAGCATTGAGGAAATCAAGTCTTTTCTAAGCCGACAGAAAGAGGTTTATAAGATACCCTATGAAACCCACCCGGCAGACCGTCCCCGTCAGTGCGTGTTCGGCGGTACTTCCAACGCCCTTGACTTTCTCCCCCTTGACCGTTCCGGCAACCGCCGATTTATCCCGGTCATGGTGTACCCGGAGCAAGCCGAGGTTCACATTTTGGAGGACGAAGCCGCTTCCAGAGCCTATATCAGCCAGATGTGGGCGGAAGCAATGGAGATTTACCGAAGCGGCAGGTACAAGCTGTCATTCAGCCCAGCCATGCAGCGGTATCTCAAAGAACACCAGCGGGATTTTATGCCGGAGGACACCAAAGCCGGGATGATACAGGCTTACCTTGATAAGTACACCGGGGAAACGGTCTGTTCCAAGCAGCTCTACAAGGAAGCCTTAAATCACACCTTTGACGAGCCGAAGCAATGGGAAATCCGGGAAATCAACGAGATAATGAACCAGTGCATTACCGGGTGGAACTACTTTTCCAATCCAAGAATGTTTGCGGAATATGGCAGACAAAAGGGCTGGGAGCGTGAAATCCCGGCAACGGACACCGACAACCCGCCCGAAAAATCTATGGACGGTTTTGTGGAGGTCACGGAGCAGATGGAGCTTCCATTCTGA
- a CDS encoding helix-turn-helix domain-containing protein, which yields MHISYKPLWHTLLERDMRKEDLRLAAGMTTNMIANMSKEGKHISMDTLARICETLNCEITDVIELVPDEPASTGGKEHERIETKNNGKRN from the coding sequence ATGCACATCAGCTATAAACCACTCTGGCACACACTGTTAGAGCGTGATATGAGAAAAGAGGATTTAAGGCTTGCTGCTGGTATGACAACAAATATGATTGCCAACATGAGCAAAGAGGGAAAGCACATCAGCATGGATACATTAGCCCGTATCTGTGAAACTCTGAATTGTGAGATTACTGATGTGATTGAGTTAGTACCAGACGAGCCTGCTTCCACAGGAGGTAAGGAACATGAGCGAATTGAAACCAAGAATAACGGAAAACGGAATTGA
- a CDS encoding PcfB family protein, which yields MRKLVHEEVDREIANKSVNIAIKMLKPELDQLMKGLREAVQAPVKAAGKAAVNKIHPTTGKQSVKTLIRQGQGVSSIPLADEGLKDFQKIAKKYGVDFAVVKDKEASPPVYTVFFKAKDTDAITRILQDYSAKQVKKPSVEKTSVLEKLKKFKEIVAAIPKKVAEKKKERSR from the coding sequence GTGAGAAAACTGGTTCATGAAGAAGTTGACAGGGAGATTGCCAACAAATCTGTGAATATAGCAATCAAAATGTTAAAACCGGAACTTGATCAGCTTATGAAGGGATTAAGAGAGGCAGTACAAGCCCCTGTGAAGGCTGCTGGGAAAGCAGCAGTTAATAAGATCCATCCAACAACCGGCAAGCAGTCAGTGAAAACATTGATCAGGCAGGGACAGGGAGTTTCTTCTATTCCTTTAGCAGATGAAGGTCTGAAAGATTTTCAAAAAATCGCAAAGAAATACGGAGTTGATTTTGCGGTTGTAAAAGATAAAGAGGCAAGTCCACCAGTATATACGGTCTTTTTCAAGGCGAAAGATACGGATGCCATCACAAGGATTTTACAGGATTATTCTGCAAAACAGGTCAAGAAGCCTTCCGTAGAGAAGACCAGTGTTCTGGAGAAACTTAAGAAATTCAAGGAGATTGTGGCGGCAATCCCGAAGAAGGTAGCAGAGAAAAAGAAGGAGAGGTCGCGATGA
- a CDS encoding TnpV protein, translating into MSELKPRITENGIDYILVGDYYIPGLKLPEEHRPIGKYGRMHREYLREVHPARLNTLILTGELLTYLADLNEQAQKRLDTIMEQMKATEGVTEELKCTRQMEWVQRCNNIHNRAEEIVLYEMIYS; encoded by the coding sequence ATGAGCGAATTGAAACCAAGAATAACGGAAAACGGAATTGATTATATCCTTGTCGGAGATTACTACATTCCAGGCTTGAAACTGCCGGAGGAACACCGCCCTATCGGAAAGTACGGACGAATGCACCGGGAATATTTAAGAGAAGTCCACCCAGCCAGATTGAATACATTGATACTGACCGGAGAATTGTTGACATATCTTGCAGACCTGAATGAACAGGCACAAAAACGGTTAGACACTATCATGGAGCAGATGAAAGCTACCGAGGGCGTGACAGAGGAATTGAAGTGTACCCGACAAATGGAATGGGTGCAGCGTTGCAATAACATTCACAACAGGGCAGAAGAAATTGTTTTGTATGAGATGATTTATTCATAA
- the mobQ gene encoding MobQ family relaxase, which translates to MPCPHNEISIVQRSHRQSAVAAAAYQSGEKLFCEYDQEVKHYPEKRGIVHNEILLPANAPQEYTDRNTLWNAAEAVEKQWNSQLARRWVLSIPREIPPDQYAALVRDFCRQQFVSKGMCVDFAIHDKGDGNPHAHVMLTMRAMDERGKWLPKSRKVYELDKNGERIKLPSGRWKSHKEDTVDWNDRKYGEIWRHEWEVIQNHYLEANNRPERVDLRSYERQGLDIIPTVHEGAAVRQMEKRGIQTNIGNLNREIKAANSLMKSIRQLIKNLKGWIAELSEKRNELLAQKAAEEAVFLPNLLMKYMEIRKAERSSWTRAGQSRGTSKDLKAVSEALSYLQRKGLSTVEDLENFIETSGKSAADYRKQMKPKETRSNVIDAILAARTDCKECKPVYEKYQKIFFKKTKEKFKLEHPEVARFEKASAYLAKHPDDKDSTKKELLQEQAKLVDEIADLKVPLTEVQEDLKKLWDIRYWVRKATPGTEESKEPPKKQPLKEVLQDKADEKRAQKNAPAQTKHKQQDMEL; encoded by the coding sequence ATGCCCTGTCCACACAACGAAATCTCTATTGTGCAGCGCAGCCACCGCCAGTCTGCGGTTGCCGCCGCTGCTTACCAGAGCGGCGAAAAGCTGTTCTGTGAATATGACCAGGAAGTAAAACACTACCCGGAAAAGCGTGGTATCGTCCACAATGAAATCCTGCTCCCGGCAAACGCTCCCCAGGAGTACACAGACCGCAACACCCTCTGGAACGCTGCCGAAGCTGTTGAGAAGCAATGGAACTCCCAGCTTGCAAGGCGGTGGGTGCTTTCCATTCCCAGAGAGATACCGCCCGACCAGTACGCCGCCCTTGTACGGGATTTCTGCCGCCAGCAGTTTGTTTCCAAAGGAATGTGCGTGGATTTTGCCATCCATGACAAAGGGGACGGAAACCCACACGCCCATGTCATGCTGACCATGCGGGCAATGGATGAGCGTGGGAAATGGCTTCCCAAGAGCCGCAAGGTCTATGAACTTGATAAGAACGGGGAACGAATCAAGCTCCCGTCCGGCAGGTGGAAAAGCCACAAGGAAGATACGGTTGACTGGAACGACCGCAAATATGGCGAAATCTGGCGGCATGAATGGGAGGTCATCCAAAACCACTATCTGGAAGCCAACAACCGCCCGGAACGAGTAGATCTCCGTTCTTACGAAAGACAGGGGCTTGATATTATCCCTACCGTCCATGAAGGGGCTGCTGTCCGGCAGATGGAAAAGCGTGGGATTCAGACGAACATCGGCAACCTGAACCGAGAAATCAAAGCCGCCAATAGTTTGATGAAGTCCATCCGGCAGCTTATTAAAAATCTCAAAGGCTGGATTGCGGAGCTTAGCGAAAAGCGGAATGAACTGCTTGCCCAAAAAGCTGCGGAGGAAGCGGTCTTTCTTCCCAATCTGCTGATGAAGTATATGGAGATACGAAAGGCAGAACGGAGCAGCTGGACACGGGCGGGACAAAGCCGGGGGACTTCCAAAGACTTAAAGGCAGTCAGCGAAGCCCTGTCCTATCTCCAGAGAAAGGGACTTTCCACCGTGGAGGATTTGGAAAACTTTATAGAAACGTCCGGGAAATCTGCCGCCGACTACCGAAAGCAGATGAAGCCAAAGGAAACCCGCAGCAACGTGATTGACGCTATCCTTGCCGCCCGGACGGACTGTAAGGAATGTAAGCCCGTTTATGAGAAATACCAGAAGATATTTTTCAAGAAAACTAAGGAAAAATTCAAGCTGGAACACCCGGAGGTTGCCCGGTTTGAGAAAGCCAGTGCCTACCTTGCCAAGCACCCGGACGATAAGGACAGCACGAAAAAGGAGCTTTTGCAGGAACAGGCGAAGCTTGTGGACGAAATCGCAGACTTGAAAGTACCGTTGACCGAGGTGCAGGAAGATTTGAAGAAGCTGTGGGACATCCGCTACTGGGTACGGAAAGCCACACCCGGCACAGAGGAAAGCAAAGAGCCGCCCAAGAAGCAGCCCCTCAAAGAAGTCTTGCAGGATAAGGCTGACGAGAAGAGAGCACAGAAAAACGCCCCGGCGCAGACGAAACACAAACAACAGGATATGGAACTTTAA
- a CDS encoding CHC2 zinc finger domain-containing protein: MNVFEAVKQSVTTRQAAEHYGIRVNRNGMACCPFHNDKTPSMKLDKRFHCFGCGADGDVIDFVAALYGLGKKEAAAQLASDFGLAYEDWKPPGRARKPKPRQKSPEEQFREAKAHCFRVLADYLHLLRVWKTDYAPHSPEEAFHPRFVEALQKQAHVEYLLDVLLFGDTEEIASLITEHGKDVIQLEQRMAELAAADAARTKKHHERHAAAPER; encoded by the coding sequence TTGAATGTATTTGAAGCTGTGAAGCAGTCCGTTACGACAAGACAGGCTGCGGAGCATTACGGAATCCGGGTAAACAGAAACGGGATGGCTTGCTGCCCGTTCCACAACGATAAGACCCCCAGCATGAAGCTGGACAAGCGTTTCCACTGCTTCGGATGTGGTGCAGATGGGGATGTGATTGATTTTGTAGCTGCCCTGTACGGGCTGGGGAAAAAGGAAGCCGCCGCACAGTTGGCGAGTGACTTCGGGCTTGCCTATGAGGACTGGAAGCCACCGGGCAGGGCAAGGAAGCCCAAGCCCCGGCAGAAATCCCCGGAAGAACAGTTCCGGGAAGCAAAGGCACATTGCTTCCGTGTCCTTGCCGATTATCTACACCTCTTACGGGTATGGAAAACCGACTATGCCCCGCACTCCCCGGAGGAAGCGTTTCATCCCCGGTTCGTGGAAGCCTTGCAGAAGCAAGCCCATGTGGAATATCTGCTGGATGTGCTGCTGTTTGGGGATACGGAGGAAATCGCTTCACTGATTACGGAACATGGAAAGGATGTGATACAGCTTGAACAGCGAATGGCAGAGCTTGCCGCCGCAGACGCAGCAAGAACTAAAAAACACCATGAACGCCATGCAGCCGCCCCAGAGCGTTGA
- a CDS encoding VirD4-like conjugal transfer protein, CD1115 family has product MNTKQLKKQLILNIPYIILGLLATNLGEAWRIAAGANASEKVQSLVLDGVFATAFSNPLPSLYPGDLLVGIACGAALRLAVYLKGKNAKKFRHNEEYGSARWGRHADIEPFEDPVFANNVILSQSERITMSSRPKIPKYARNKNVLVVGGSGSGKTRFFIKPNLLQMHSSYVVTDPKGGLVNEVGNALYKNGYRMKIFNTINFSKSMHYNPFAYLHSEKDILKLVTTLIANTKGESKGGDDFWLKAETLLYTALIGYIHYEAPEEEQNFSTLLEMINAMEVREDDEEFKNPVDMMFDELAEQNPDHFAVRQYAKYKLAAGKTAKSILVSCGARLAPFDIKELRDLTAYDELELDTLGDEKTALFLIMSDTDGTFNFLISMIYTQMFNLLCEKADDVYGGRLPVHVRCLIDEAANIGQIPNLEKLVATIRSREISACLVLQAKSQLKAIYKDNADTIIGNMDSQIFLGGTEQTTLKDLNAILGKETIDMYNTGQSKGSQESYNMNYQKLGKDLMTMDELAVMDGSKCIVQVRGVRPFLSDKYDLTQHPNYKLTADYDKRNYFDVVKFLSHNLILKADDEYQVIDVTE; this is encoded by the coding sequence ATGAATACAAAACAGTTGAAAAAGCAGCTGATCCTGAATATCCCCTATATCATTCTGGGATTGCTTGCAACAAATCTTGGTGAGGCATGGAGAATTGCAGCCGGAGCAAATGCATCGGAAAAGGTTCAGAGTCTGGTCCTTGATGGTGTATTTGCAACGGCTTTTTCTAATCCTCTGCCGAGCCTTTATCCGGGTGATCTGCTGGTGGGAATTGCCTGCGGGGCAGCACTCAGGCTTGCAGTATACCTGAAAGGAAAGAACGCTAAGAAGTTCCGGCACAATGAGGAATATGGTTCTGCCAGATGGGGCAGACATGCGGATATTGAGCCATTTGAGGATCCTGTGTTTGCAAACAATGTGATTCTGTCACAGTCTGAGAGGATTACCATGAGCAGCAGACCGAAGATTCCGAAATATGCCAGAAATAAGAATGTTCTGGTAGTTGGTGGATCCGGTTCAGGTAAGACACGGTTTTTCATAAAACCGAACCTTTTACAGATGCATTCATCCTATGTGGTGACGGACCCGAAGGGAGGTCTGGTCAATGAAGTGGGAAATGCCCTTTATAAGAACGGGTACCGGATGAAGATATTTAATACCATCAACTTTTCAAAATCAATGCACTATAACCCTTTCGCCTATCTCCATTCTGAGAAGGATATTCTGAAACTGGTGACAACGCTGATCGCCAATACAAAAGGGGAGAGCAAAGGCGGGGATGATTTCTGGCTCAAAGCGGAGACGCTGCTTTATACCGCATTGATTGGATATATTCATTATGAGGCACCGGAAGAGGAACAGAATTTTTCAACACTGCTTGAAATGATCAATGCAATGGAAGTCCGTGAGGATGATGAGGAATTCAAGAATCCGGTGGATATGATGTTTGATGAACTGGCAGAACAGAATCCGGATCACTTTGCTGTAAGACAGTATGCCAAGTACAAGCTGGCAGCAGGAAAGACGGCCAAGTCCATTCTGGTAAGCTGTGGTGCAAGACTGGCACCGTTTGATATCAAGGAACTCAGAGACCTGACAGCTTATGATGAACTGGAGCTTGATACTCTGGGAGATGAGAAGACAGCACTGTTCCTGATCATGTCAGATACAGATGGAACCTTTAACTTCCTGATTTCCATGATCTATACACAGATGTTCAATCTTCTGTGTGAGAAAGCGGATGATGTGTATGGTGGAAGATTACCGGTACATGTAAGATGTCTGATCGACGAGGCGGCGAATATCGGCCAGATACCGAACCTGGAGAAGCTGGTTGCAACAATCCGAAGCCGAGAAATATCAGCATGCCTGGTATTACAGGCCAAGTCGCAGCTGAAAGCGATTTATAAGGATAACGCTGATACGATCATCGGCAACATGGATTCACAGATTTTTCTTGGTGGTACGGAACAGACCACTTTGAAGGATCTGAATGCGATTCTGGGAAAAGAGACAATCGATATGTATAATACAGGCCAGTCTAAAGGATCCCAGGAAAGCTACAACATGAATTACCAGAAACTTGGTAAGGATCTTATGACAATGGATGAACTGGCGGTCATGGACGGCTCAAAATGTATTGTGCAGGTCCGTGGTGTAAGACCTTTCTTATCCGATAAATATGATCTGACGCAGCATCCGAATTACAAGCTGACAGCAGATTATGATAAGAGGAATTACTTTGATGTAGTAAAATTCCTCAGCCACAACTTAATACTGAAAGCAGATGACGAATACCAGGTCATCGATGTAACCGAGTAA
- a CDS encoding DUF3658 domain-containing protein: MIEIVFGESACGSLKIAQTYGKGKYRGSAVSIFMRHEDGSVPSSDEMKKAQLQAQEQERIAWENAIPLGGKSSDVYCFDMVLSVGDISDNGIGEQRKNIFKKMLSVCFVEDLDYQVEEKIQKIKTTLTSVIERYVAGEEIRIWYSYNPDELCGMYWLMKQLQPLNCQTTIYLVKLPTWEYGKENTMTSKIAWGEVSPGEWGNYITLQEKANPVFLSACTMKWNQLQNENAPLRAMLNGKLQSVSEDIYDSFILREIAEQPEQFKMAIVIGNVLGKYQLGISDVWISNRIDKMLEDGVLEIIQDAPKGETNYRRILRKRMK, encoded by the coding sequence ATGATTGAAATTGTATTTGGTGAAAGTGCCTGTGGAAGTTTGAAAATTGCCCAAACTTACGGCAAGGGAAAGTATAGAGGAAGTGCTGTTTCAATATTTATGAGGCACGAAGACGGGAGTGTTCCATCTTCAGATGAAATGAAAAAGGCACAGCTTCAAGCACAGGAACAAGAACGCATTGCTTGGGAGAATGCTATTCCATTGGGAGGCAAGAGCAGTGATGTTTATTGTTTTGATATGGTTCTTAGTGTGGGAGATATTTCTGATAATGGAATTGGCGAACAGCGGAAAAATATTTTCAAGAAAATGCTGTCTGTCTGCTTTGTAGAGGATTTAGATTATCAGGTTGAAGAAAAAATACAGAAAATTAAAACTACATTGACCTCAGTGATTGAACGATATGTAGCTGGGGAAGAAATTCGCATTTGGTATAGCTATAATCCAGATGAGCTTTGTGGTATGTATTGGCTTATGAAACAACTTCAACCATTAAACTGCCAGACAACAATTTATTTGGTTAAGTTACCTACATGGGAATATGGAAAAGAAAATACTATGACATCCAAAATAGCATGGGGCGAGGTCTCTCCTGGCGAATGGGGAAACTATATAACTCTACAAGAGAAAGCTAATCCTGTATTTCTTTCAGCTTGTACTATGAAATGGAATCAACTTCAAAATGAAAATGCACCTTTGCGTGCAATGTTAAATGGTAAATTGCAAAGCGTTTCAGAAGATATATATGATAGTTTCATTCTTCGTGAAATTGCGGAACAGCCAGAGCAATTCAAAATGGCTATTGTCATAGGTAATGTTTTAGGAAAATATCAACTTGGAATTAGTGATGTATGGATTTCCAATCGCATTGATAAAATGCTTGAAGATGGTGTGTTGGAAATTATACAGGACGCACCAAAGGGAGAAACAAATTATCGCCGAATATTAAGAAAACGAATGAAATAA
- a CDS encoding helix-turn-helix domain-containing protein, which translates to MKVATSIQERLWELRKDKGLNLEELSKLTGISKSALGSYEKEDYKEINHGNLITLADFYGVSVDYLLCRTENREQINTPLTELHLNDEMVALLKSGRINNRLLCELATHKDFIKFLADIEIYVDGIATMQIQNLNSLVDTVRHEIIERYRPGEDDPHLKVLQAAHISDDEYFSHMVLDDLNLIIRDIREFHKKDSESAPQTTVADELKENLEAVENFKGSRDEKLVILYCKQLGINYKNLSEEEFRWFIRILKKSKKMGTPISQRKKR; encoded by the coding sequence ATGAAAGTTGCAACAAGCATACAGGAACGCCTTTGGGAACTCCGCAAAGACAAAGGCTTAAATCTGGAAGAACTATCAAAGCTGACGGGCATTTCTAAATCAGCCCTTGGCAGTTATGAAAAAGAGGATTATAAGGAAATCAATCATGGCAACCTTATCACGCTGGCAGACTTCTATGGGGTTTCCGTCGATTATCTGCTGTGCCGGACAGAGAACAGGGAGCAGATCAACACGCCACTGACGGAGCTGCATTTGAACGATGAGATGGTGGCACTGCTGAAAAGCGGTCGGATTAACAACCGTCTGCTCTGCGAACTTGCCACCCATAAGGACTTTATCAAGTTTCTTGCGGACATTGAGATTTATGTGGACGGGATTGCCACCATGCAAATCCAAAATCTCAACTCCCTTGTTGATACCGTCCGGCATGAAATTATTGAACGGTATCGCCCCGGCGAAGATGACCCGCATTTGAAGGTGCTGCAAGCCGCACATATCAGTGATGATGAGTATTTCAGTCACATGGTTCTGGATGACCTCAACCTGATTATCCGGGATATTCGGGAATTCCACAAAAAGGACAGCGAGAGTGCGCCCCAAACTACCGTTGCCGATGAACTGAAAGAAAATCTGGAAGCGGTCGAAAATTTCAAGGGCAGTCGAGATGAAAAACTGGTTATCCTTTACTGCAAGCAGCTTGGTATCAACTATAAAAACCTGTCAGAAGAAGAATTTCGCTGGTTCATTCGTATTCTCAAAAAATCAAAGAAAATGGGAACGCCTATCAGCCAGAGGAAAAAACGGTAA